The proteins below come from a single Caulobacter flavus genomic window:
- a CDS encoding M48 family metallopeptidase — translation MPRVLRPRAKGLALLAAAVLAAAPAGAQPRAPHLRPAETSDEGGIWALSEKAELAARQSAERNRDPALNAYVAGIIAKLAPEYQGDIRVYVMDRPFFNAQMAANGYGEVWSSVLLRAQSEDELAYVLGHEIGHFSENHSIESYRSLKARLGATMVLQAVVTVAAAGAAVNAGSAQGATDIMRAASAVSDLIYLGQLAAYFGYSRENESEADALGFKRAVAAGYDPAAGAAIWRSLMAETEASSFKRVREQQARPNVFNTHPLSVERVKALDDMAAKSPVKASTSDRKAYRAMIRPHLAVWLKDDLRRRDYGQSLVLIDRLSTQGEDLGVLTFYRAEAYRQRRGEGDLELARKAYAEAGAHADAPIAAWRCLGDLSLQAGDRAAAKTAYETYLARAPQAQDRWLVEASLKKLSEGSAT, via the coding sequence ATGCCCCGCGTCCTTCGCCCGCGGGCGAAGGGCCTGGCCCTGCTGGCCGCCGCCGTCCTGGCGGCGGCGCCGGCGGGCGCCCAACCCCGCGCCCCGCACCTGCGCCCGGCCGAGACCTCCGACGAGGGCGGCATCTGGGCGCTGTCGGAGAAGGCCGAACTCGCGGCCCGCCAGTCGGCCGAGCGCAACCGCGATCCGGCCCTCAACGCCTATGTCGCCGGGATCATCGCCAAGCTGGCGCCCGAGTACCAGGGCGACATCCGCGTCTATGTGATGGACCGGCCGTTCTTCAACGCCCAGATGGCCGCCAACGGCTACGGCGAGGTCTGGTCCAGCGTCCTGTTGCGGGCGCAGAGCGAGGACGAGCTGGCCTATGTGCTGGGCCACGAGATCGGTCACTTCTCGGAGAACCACTCGATCGAGTCCTACCGCTCGCTGAAGGCGAGGCTGGGCGCGACCATGGTGCTGCAGGCCGTGGTGACCGTCGCCGCCGCCGGCGCGGCCGTCAACGCGGGCTCGGCCCAGGGGGCCACCGACATCATGCGCGCGGCCAGCGCCGTCAGCGACCTGATCTATCTGGGACAGCTGGCGGCCTATTTCGGCTATTCGCGCGAGAACGAGAGCGAAGCCGACGCCCTGGGCTTCAAGCGGGCGGTCGCGGCGGGCTACGACCCCGCCGCCGGCGCCGCCATCTGGCGCTCGCTGATGGCCGAGACCGAGGCCTCCAGCTTCAAGCGCGTGCGCGAGCAGCAGGCCCGGCCCAACGTCTTCAACACCCATCCGCTCAGCGTCGAGCGGGTGAAGGCCCTCGACGACATGGCCGCCAAGAGCCCGGTCAAGGCCTCGACATCCGATCGCAAGGCCTATCGGGCGATGATCCGCCCGCATCTGGCCGTCTGGCTGAAGGACGACCTGCGCCGGCGCGACTATGGCCAGAGCCTGGTCCTGATCGACCGGCTGTCGACCCAGGGCGAGGACCTCGGGGTCCTGACCTTCTACCGCGCCGAGGCCTATCGTCAGCGGCGCGGCGAGGGCGACCTCGAGCTGGCCCGCAAGGCCTATGCCGAGGCCGGCGCCCATGCCGACGCGCCGATCGCCGCCTGGCGCTGCCTGGGCGACCTGTCGCTGCAGGCCGGCGACCGCGCGGCCGCCAAGACCGCCTACGAAACCTATCTCGCCCGTGCGCCCCAGGCGCAGGACCGCTGGCTGGTCGAGGCCAGCCTCAAGAAACTCTCCGAAGGAAGCGCGACATGA
- a CDS encoding PRC-barrel domain-containing protein, whose translation MSLDDRLVKSGDLIGVAVTDPKGHKLGVIREVFVDRDAGVGRYVAVEPAGLFTGGKYHPLPWRILTFDDKAEAYATDLSKDRFKDSPAYDRDQLSKTSYGWAEQVERYFEG comes from the coding sequence ATGTCGCTGGACGATCGGCTGGTGAAGAGCGGCGACCTGATCGGGGTCGCGGTCACCGACCCCAAGGGCCACAAGCTGGGCGTGATCCGCGAGGTCTTCGTCGACCGCGACGCCGGCGTCGGCCGCTACGTCGCCGTCGAGCCTGCCGGCCTGTTCACCGGCGGCAAGTACCACCCCCTGCCCTGGCGCATCCTGACCTTCGACGACAAGGCCGAGGCCTACGCCACCGACCTGTCGAAGGACCGGTTCAAGGACAGCCCCGCCTACGACCGCGACCAGCTGTCGAAGACGTCCTACGGCTGGGCCGAGCAGGTCGAGCGGTATTTCGAGGGGTGA
- the mutT gene encoding 8-oxo-dGTP diphosphatase MutT: MSTPPPSPEALPADRPIVLVAAAALIDVDGRVLICQRPEGKSQAGLWEFPGGKVEKGETPEQCLIRELHEELGITVAQACLAPFVFASHTYETFHLLMPLYLLRRWEGQVTAKEHKAMAWVKPDKLSDYDMPPADLPLVAWLRDVL; this comes from the coding sequence ATGAGCACGCCGCCTCCCTCGCCCGAAGCCCTTCCCGCCGATCGCCCCATCGTTCTCGTGGCCGCCGCCGCCCTGATCGACGTCGACGGGCGGGTGCTGATCTGCCAGCGGCCCGAGGGCAAGTCGCAGGCCGGCCTGTGGGAGTTTCCGGGCGGCAAGGTCGAGAAGGGCGAGACGCCCGAACAGTGCCTGATCCGCGAACTGCACGAGGAGCTGGGCATCACCGTCGCCCAGGCCTGCCTGGCCCCCTTCGTCTTCGCCTCGCACACCTACGAGACGTTCCACCTGCTGATGCCGCTCTATCTGCTGCGGCGTTGGGAAGGGCAGGTGACGGCCAAGGAGCACAAGGCCATGGCCTGGGTGAAGCCCGACAAGTTGTCGGACTACGACATGCCGCCTGCCGACCTTCCACTGGTCGCCTGGCTAAGGGATGTGCTTTAA
- a CDS encoding glycoside hydrolase family 43 protein has product MTNFDPQPSRRILLAGAGAVGLGGLAGEALAAAPAAPLLNPVVRQRADAQVFRHSDGYYYLTGSVPEYDRLIVRRSRTLAGLASAEEAVIWRRPAEGKLGGYIWAPELHWIDGAWHMYFAAGDKGQPFRIRTYVLRCDGRNALTGTWSLLGEVQTPWDSFNLDSTIFHHKGVRYFCWAQKEPGIETNSNLYLAPLATPLTLGRPPVRLTVPTLDWEVRGFKVAEAPAVLIRNGRVFIAYSASATDDRYCLGLLTADADADLMSEASWTKSPQPVFVSSEETGVWGPGHNSFTVDEQGRDVLVFHGRDYKAIKGNPLFDPNRHTRVQRLYYKADGTLDFGVPAGAGEIPDRFSPLDRSGAFLRVEGEAVGVGEGPLAATQLRQKAGPAGTVTLEPILRPGHMLRVEAGKVVVAPAASGDRAAVFKRVKGLAGRGVSFQASDGGYLGHRDGAVVVGPARDARARAAATFVVS; this is encoded by the coding sequence GTGACGAATTTCGACCCCCAGCCTTCGCGACGCATCCTGCTGGCCGGCGCGGGAGCCGTGGGTCTGGGCGGCCTGGCCGGCGAGGCCCTGGCCGCCGCGCCAGCCGCGCCGCTGCTCAATCCGGTCGTGCGCCAGCGGGCCGACGCGCAGGTCTTCAGGCATTCGGACGGTTACTACTACCTGACCGGCTCGGTGCCCGAATACGACCGGCTGATCGTGCGCCGCTCGCGCACCCTGGCGGGGCTTGCCTCGGCCGAAGAGGCCGTGATCTGGCGGCGGCCGGCCGAAGGCAAGCTGGGCGGCTATATCTGGGCGCCCGAACTGCACTGGATCGACGGCGCCTGGCACATGTACTTCGCCGCCGGCGACAAGGGCCAGCCGTTCCGCATCCGCACCTACGTGCTGCGCTGCGACGGCAGGAACGCCCTTACCGGGACCTGGAGCCTGCTGGGCGAGGTGCAGACCCCGTGGGACAGCTTCAACCTCGACTCCACGATCTTCCACCACAAGGGCGTGCGCTATTTCTGCTGGGCGCAGAAGGAGCCGGGGATCGAGACCAACAGCAACCTCTACCTCGCCCCCTTGGCCACGCCCCTGACCCTGGGCCGGCCGCCGGTTCGCCTGACCGTGCCGACGCTCGACTGGGAGGTGCGCGGCTTCAAGGTGGCCGAGGCGCCGGCGGTGCTGATCCGCAACGGCCGCGTGTTCATCGCCTATTCGGCCAGCGCCACCGACGACCGTTACTGCCTGGGCCTGCTGACCGCCGACGCGGACGCCGACCTGATGAGCGAGGCGTCGTGGACCAAGTCGCCCCAGCCCGTGTTCGTCTCGTCCGAGGAGACCGGCGTCTGGGGACCGGGCCACAACTCGTTCACCGTCGACGAGCAGGGTCGCGACGTCCTGGTCTTCCACGGCCGCGATTACAAGGCGATCAAGGGCAACCCGCTGTTCGATCCCAACCGCCACACGCGGGTGCAGCGCCTCTACTACAAGGCCGACGGGACGCTCGATTTCGGCGTGCCGGCCGGGGCGGGGGAAATCCCCGACCGGTTCTCGCCACTCGACCGGTCGGGCGCGTTCCTGCGCGTCGAGGGCGAGGCGGTCGGCGTGGGCGAAGGTCCGCTGGCGGCGACGCAGCTGCGCCAGAAGGCCGGACCGGCCGGAACGGTGACGCTGGAGCCGATCCTGCGGCCGGGCCACATGCTGCGGGTCGAGGCTGGCAAGGTGGTCGTTGCGCCGGCGGCGTCCGGCGACAGGGCCGCGGTCTTCAAGCGCGTGAAGGGCCTGGCCGGTAGGGGCGTGTCGTTCCAGGCGTCGGACGGCGGCTATCTGGGTCACCGCGACGGCGCGGTGGTGGTCGGGCCGGCGAGGGACGCCAGGGCGCGGGCTGCGGCGACGTTCGTGGTGAGCTAG
- a CDS encoding methyltransferase domain-containing protein, which yields MTSSPLLFDRDLLRARLDRAAPNFGQAGFLKARAAGDAVMRLEAILRQFPVAVDLGSRDGAFRQALSESDAAAKIGLLIDTDLSARMLARRDGATVVADEERLPFGDETLDLVVSTLALHWTNDLVGALIQIRRALKPDGLFIGALFGGATLTELRQSLMAAEDEIAGGVSMRVSPFADTVDAAGLLQRAGFTLPVADVDRVKVRYAHPIALLQDLRRMGETSVLLDRSRKPLTRKLLFRALEIYQERFAEADGRVPATFEIVTATGWAPHDSQQKPLRPGSAKMRLADALGVKEQPAGDKAG from the coding sequence ATGACCAGTTCGCCTCTCCTCTTCGACCGCGATCTTCTCCGCGCTCGCCTCGATCGCGCCGCGCCCAACTTCGGCCAGGCCGGTTTCCTGAAGGCGCGCGCCGCCGGTGACGCGGTCATGCGGCTGGAGGCGATCCTGCGGCAGTTTCCGGTCGCCGTCGATCTCGGAAGCCGAGACGGCGCTTTCCGCCAGGCGCTGTCCGAGAGCGACGCCGCCGCCAAGATCGGCCTCCTGATCGACACCGACCTGTCGGCCCGGATGCTGGCAAGACGCGACGGCGCCACCGTCGTCGCCGACGAGGAGCGCCTGCCGTTCGGCGACGAGACGCTGGACCTTGTCGTCTCGACCCTGGCCCTGCACTGGACCAACGACCTGGTCGGCGCCCTGATCCAGATCCGCCGCGCCCTCAAGCCCGACGGCCTCTTTATCGGCGCGCTGTTTGGCGGGGCCACCCTGACCGAACTGCGCCAGTCGCTGATGGCGGCCGAGGACGAGATCGCCGGCGGCGTCTCGATGCGCGTCTCGCCCTTCGCCGACACGGTGGACGCCGCGGGCCTGCTGCAACGCGCCGGCTTCACCCTGCCGGTGGCCGACGTCGACCGCGTGAAGGTGCGCTACGCCCACCCCATCGCCCTGCTGCAGGATCTGCGCCGCATGGGCGAGACCAGCGTGCTGCTCGACCGCTCGCGCAAGCCGCTGACCCGCAAGCTGCTGTTCCGGGCGCTGGAGATCTACCAGGAGCGCTTCGCCGAGGCCGACGGCCGCGTGCCCGCCACCTTCGAGATCGTCACCGCCACCGGCTGGGCCCCGCACGACAGCCAGCAGAAACCGTTGCGGCCCGGCTCGGCCAAGATGCGGCTGGCCGACGCGCTGGGGGTGAAGGAACAGCCGGCGGGCGACAAGGCGGGGTAA
- a CDS encoding ComF family protein, translating into MGLGRGLLDLILPPRAFDGEPALTPGLSAGAWSRIVFLDGPVCDGCGAPFPFDQGEPLCALCQAQPRAFARARAACLYDEHSRDLVLKLKHADRTDLSGLFARWISRAAPDLLDEAQAVVPVPMHRARLLRRRYNQAAEIARPLARAAGRPYLADALVRKRDTASQGGKSADGRRRNVAAAFAVPDAKRPLIEGKRVLLVDDVLTTGATAEGCARALLAAGASAVDLTVVARVTEMRSRPI; encoded by the coding sequence ATGGGCCTCGGAAGAGGGCTGCTGGACCTGATCCTGCCGCCCCGCGCCTTCGACGGCGAGCCGGCCCTGACGCCGGGGCTGTCGGCCGGCGCCTGGAGCCGCATCGTCTTTCTCGACGGCCCCGTGTGCGACGGCTGCGGCGCGCCCTTTCCCTTCGACCAGGGCGAGCCGCTGTGCGCGCTGTGCCAGGCCCAGCCGAGGGCCTTCGCCAGGGCGCGCGCCGCCTGCCTCTACGACGAACACTCGCGCGACCTGGTGCTGAAGCTCAAGCACGCCGACCGCACCGATCTTTCGGGCCTGTTCGCTCGCTGGATCTCGCGCGCCGCCCCGGACCTGCTGGACGAGGCCCAGGCGGTGGTTCCCGTGCCGATGCACCGCGCCAGGCTTCTGCGCCGCCGTTACAATCAGGCCGCCGAGATCGCCCGCCCTCTGGCCCGGGCGGCGGGGCGACCGTATCTGGCCGACGCCCTGGTCAGGAAACGCGACACCGCCAGCCAGGGCGGCAAGTCGGCCGACGGGCGTCGCCGCAACGTCGCCGCCGCCTTCGCCGTGCCCGACGCCAAGCGGCCGCTCATCGAGGGAAAGCGGGTTCTGCTGGTCGACGACGTGTTGACGACCGGAGCCACCGCAGAGGGATGCGCGCGGGCGCTGCTGGCGGCTGGAGCCTCGGCTGTCGACCTTACTGTCGTCGCGCGCGTTACAGAAATGCGAAGCCGTCCTATATGA
- the grxC gene encoding glutaredoxin 3 codes for MAKVTIYTRPFCGYCARALKLLNDKGADFAEIEAGMDPKLRQEMMERSGRNTFPQIFVGEQHIGGCDDMMALEREGKLDALLAA; via the coding sequence ATGGCCAAGGTCACCATCTACACCCGTCCCTTCTGCGGCTACTGCGCCCGCGCCCTGAAGCTGCTCAACGACAAGGGCGCCGACTTCGCCGAGATCGAAGCCGGCATGGACCCCAAGCTGCGCCAGGAAATGATGGAGCGCTCGGGTCGCAACACCTTCCCGCAGATCTTCGTCGGCGAGCAGCATATCGGCGGCTGCGACGACATGATGGCGCTGGAGCGCGAGGGCAAGCTGGACGCTCTGCTCGCCGCATGA
- a CDS encoding carbon-nitrogen hydrolase family protein, with amino-acid sequence MSPSAPLRVGLVQTRTPATHAAALAHVAPLVREAIARGARFVLTPECTNVLQKDRDRLLPTLTALEDDPVVNGLREIAAETGTWIDVGSALVRREDGKAANRQAVIDPTGAIVSTYDKLHMFDVQLPTGETAKESATYTPGERAVVVDTPLAAFGLTICYDMRFPALHRALALAGAKVITAPAAFTRPTGEAHWEVLLRARAIETGSFVIAAAQGGFHEDGRGTWGRSIAVGPWGEVIGKLDHDEPGVLIADLDLEAADKARAAIPVLANAREFTGP; translated from the coding sequence ATGAGCCCGTCCGCGCCCCTGCGGGTCGGCCTGGTCCAGACCCGGACGCCCGCGACCCACGCCGCGGCGCTGGCCCACGTGGCGCCGCTGGTGCGCGAGGCGATCGCGCGGGGCGCCCGTTTCGTGCTAACGCCCGAGTGCACCAACGTGCTGCAGAAGGATCGCGACCGGCTGCTGCCGACGCTGACGGCCCTGGAGGACGATCCGGTGGTGAACGGCCTGCGCGAGATCGCGGCCGAGACCGGAACCTGGATCGACGTCGGCTCGGCCCTGGTGCGGCGCGAGGACGGAAAAGCCGCCAACCGCCAGGCCGTCATCGATCCGACCGGCGCGATCGTGTCCACCTATGACAAGCTGCACATGTTCGACGTGCAGCTGCCTACCGGTGAGACCGCGAAGGAATCGGCGACCTATACGCCCGGCGAACGGGCGGTGGTGGTCGACACGCCGCTGGCGGCCTTCGGCCTGACCATCTGCTACGACATGCGCTTTCCGGCCCTGCATCGGGCCCTGGCGCTGGCGGGCGCCAAGGTGATCACCGCCCCGGCGGCCTTCACCCGTCCGACGGGCGAGGCCCACTGGGAGGTGCTGCTGCGCGCCCGGGCCATCGAGACCGGCTCGTTCGTGATCGCCGCCGCCCAGGGCGGCTTCCACGAGGACGGGCGCGGCACCTGGGGTCGCTCGATCGCCGTCGGCCCGTGGGGCGAGGTGATCGGCAAGCTTGACCACGACGAGCCCGGCGTGCTGATCGCCGATCTCGACCTGGAGGCCGCCGACAAGGCCCGCGCGGCCATCCCGGTCCTGGCCAACGCCCGTGAATTCACGGGCCCCTGA
- a CDS encoding DUF1178 family protein — protein MIKYALACDHAHEFEGWFGSSGDYDDQAARGLVECPVCGSTGVRKQIMAPAVAGTKAQRSAPEPDARMREMMMAAMSEVRREVEDNFDYVGDRFAKEARDIHEGRSEERGIYGEASPKEVKSLLEDGVRIAALPPAPPKKTDVN, from the coding sequence ATGATCAAGTACGCGCTCGCCTGTGACCATGCGCACGAGTTCGAAGGCTGGTTCGGCTCGTCGGGCGACTATGACGACCAGGCCGCCCGGGGTCTGGTCGAGTGCCCCGTCTGCGGTTCGACGGGCGTGCGCAAGCAGATCATGGCCCCCGCCGTGGCCGGCACGAAGGCCCAGCGTTCGGCCCCCGAGCCCGACGCCCGCATGCGCGAGATGATGATGGCCGCCATGAGCGAGGTGCGCCGCGAGGTCGAGGACAACTTCGACTATGTCGGCGACCGCTTCGCCAAGGAGGCCCGCGACATCCACGAGGGCCGGTCCGAGGAGCGCGGCATCTATGGCGAGGCCTCGCCCAAGGAGGTCAAGAGCCTGCTGGAGGACGGCGTCAGGATCGCCGCCCTGCCGCCCGCGCCGCCGAAGAAGACGGACGTGAACTAG
- a CDS encoding dienelactone hydrolase family protein, producing MAESLTIQTDDGSFQALVVRPDTPGPAPVVVVVQEIFGVNAGIRLIAAEYAVQGFIAVCPDLFWRVEPGLSMSENDEANWKKALDIYGAYDFDQGAADVLKTVEAARTIAGGNGKVGLTGYCLGGLMTFLGAARGAPDAAVAYYGGGTERYVGEADGVKAPLLMHLAGEDEFIGPEARKTIVEALAGRPNVEVHVYPGRNHAFARPGGNHYDKADAETANGRTLAFFKEKLG from the coding sequence ATGGCCGAGAGCCTGACCATTCAGACCGACGACGGAAGCTTTCAGGCCCTGGTCGTCCGCCCCGACACCCCCGGTCCGGCGCCCGTCGTGGTGGTCGTGCAGGAGATCTTCGGCGTCAACGCCGGCATCCGCCTGATCGCCGCCGAATACGCCGTGCAGGGCTTCATCGCCGTCTGCCCCGACCTGTTCTGGCGCGTCGAGCCGGGGCTCTCGATGTCGGAGAACGACGAGGCCAACTGGAAGAAGGCGCTCGACATCTACGGCGCCTACGACTTCGACCAGGGCGCGGCCGACGTGCTCAAGACCGTCGAGGCGGCGCGTACGATCGCCGGCGGCAACGGCAAGGTCGGGCTGACGGGCTACTGCCTGGGCGGGCTGATGACCTTCCTCGGCGCGGCCCGCGGCGCGCCCGACGCGGCCGTGGCCTATTACGGCGGCGGCACCGAGCGCTATGTCGGCGAGGCCGACGGCGTGAAGGCCCCGCTGCTGATGCACCTGGCCGGCGAGGACGAGTTCATCGGCCCCGAGGCGCGCAAGACCATCGTCGAGGCCCTGGCCGGCCGCCCGAACGTCGAGGTTCACGTCTATCCGGGCCGCAACCACGCCTTCGCCCGTCCAGGCGGCAATCACTACGACAAGGCCGACGCCGAAACCGCCAACGGCCGCACCCTGGCGTTCTTCAAGGAAAAGCTGGGCTAG
- a CDS encoding glycine zipper 2TM domain-containing protein: protein MRVQMKTLIVAVSLAFTASTLAVTAAEAQQRRERVLVCKSTKKSRNKGTVIGGLTGGTLGAAVAGNGAKTEGAILGGVVGAVAGNQIAKKNSKKNCHYEYRYR from the coding sequence ATGCGCGTCCAGATGAAAACCTTGATCGTCGCGGTGAGCCTCGCCTTCACCGCCTCCACGCTCGCCGTCACCGCCGCCGAGGCCCAGCAGCGCCGCGAACGCGTGCTCGTCTGCAAGAGCACCAAGAAGTCGCGCAACAAGGGCACGGTGATCGGCGGTCTGACCGGCGGCACGCTCGGCGCGGCCGTGGCCGGCAACGGCGCCAAGACCGAGGGCGCGATTCTCGGCGGCGTGGTCGGCGCGGTGGCCGGCAACCAGATCGCCAAGAAGAACTCCAAGAAGAACTGCCACTACGAGTACCGCTACCGCTAA
- a CDS encoding glycine zipper 2TM domain-containing protein: MTSRRMAWLMAGAVAISTAAPALAQDAGYQQQLRTYEEQRSSYEARRADYDSRQAQYDADRAAYERARSDYDRRYGSGAYDRRYPDEARRWRTPAYPTSNAYYGEQRQFEADRAAYERARDRYDARNGRGAYDRRYPDEARRFDTSGQDNRYADDYETQRQQWESDRAEYQRARDDYDRRYGRGAYDRRYPNEAGRWDNGPPAPPAYAGGSGLSGGYNDPCRDDAKRNATAGGVIGALAGAVIGSNVAARNARTEGAVLGALAGAGVGAAIGNSAAKARCDTRGQYWSYEDTVPYRESAEYRDRAGGYSEWNRYSERKCRLAPAQTEYQGRNETRYVRVCPDSDNRYRLEG, from the coding sequence ATGACTTCCCGCCGCATGGCTTGGCTGATGGCCGGCGCCGTCGCCATCAGCACGGCCGCGCCCGCGCTGGCTCAGGACGCCGGCTACCAGCAGCAGCTGCGCACCTACGAGGAGCAGCGCTCGTCCTACGAGGCCCGCCGGGCCGACTACGACAGCCGCCAGGCCCAGTACGACGCCGATCGCGCGGCCTACGAGCGCGCGCGCAGCGACTACGACCGCCGCTACGGCTCCGGCGCCTACGACCGGCGCTATCCGGACGAGGCCCGCCGCTGGCGCACGCCCGCCTACCCGACCAGCAACGCCTACTACGGCGAACAGCGCCAGTTCGAGGCCGACCGCGCCGCCTACGAGCGGGCCCGCGACCGCTACGACGCCCGCAACGGCCGCGGCGCCTATGACCGCCGCTATCCGGACGAGGCCCGCCGCTTCGACACCAGCGGCCAGGACAACCGCTACGCCGACGACTACGAAACCCAACGCCAGCAGTGGGAGTCCGACCGCGCCGAGTACCAGCGCGCCCGCGACGACTATGACCGCCGCTACGGCCGCGGCGCCTACGACCGTCGCTATCCGAACGAGGCCGGCCGCTGGGACAATGGTCCGCCGGCTCCTCCCGCCTATGCCGGCGGGTCTGGTCTGTCGGGCGGCTATAACGACCCCTGCCGCGACGACGCCAAGCGCAACGCCACCGCCGGCGGCGTGATCGGCGCCCTGGCCGGGGCGGTGATCGGCTCCAACGTCGCCGCCCGCAACGCCCGCACCGAGGGCGCGGTGCTCGGGGCCCTGGCCGGCGCCGGCGTGGGCGCGGCGATCGGCAACTCGGCCGCCAAGGCCCGCTGCGACACTCGCGGCCAGTACTGGTCGTACGAGGACACCGTGCCCTATCGCGAAAGCGCCGAGTACCGCGACCGGGCCGGCGGCTATTCGGAATGGAACCGCTACAGCGAGCGCAAGTGCCGCCTGGCCCCGGCCCAGACCGAGTACCAGGGCCGCAACGAGACCCGCTACGTCCGCGTCTGCCCCGACAGCGACAACCGCTATCGCCTCGAAGGCTGA
- a CDS encoding type II toxin-antitoxin system VapC family toxin yields MIVVDASALVAILLREPDWEAYFEILANSDVTVISPINAWEVHVRVQALDGPDGRERVNALFANLGISIATVDARQFEIALAARIRFGRNVLNLGDCFAYALAKTRGGGALL; encoded by the coding sequence ATGATCGTCGTCGACGCTTCCGCCCTGGTCGCCATTCTGTTGCGAGAACCGGATTGGGAAGCGTACTTCGAGATCCTGGCGAACTCGGACGTGACAGTCATTTCTCCCATCAACGCCTGGGAAGTGCATGTCCGCGTCCAGGCCCTCGATGGTCCAGATGGCCGAGAGCGCGTAAATGCGCTCTTCGCCAATCTCGGGATCAGCATCGCCACGGTCGACGCTCGTCAGTTCGAGATCGCGCTGGCGGCCAGGATCAGGTTCGGCAGGAACGTCTTGAACCTCGGCGATTGCTTCGCCTACGCCCTCGCCAAGACCCGCGGCGGCGGCGCCCTGCTCTAG
- a CDS encoding type II toxin-antitoxin system VapB family antitoxin, with translation MTKFETIEIESQVVEHVRELARQRGGSLSEAIDAAVLATLARDGARDGARDATLGAEAGSVADKAGRRAAALETLEAFWALPHAGETLTDADLYDKDGLPR, from the coding sequence ATGACCAAGTTCGAGACCATCGAGATCGAAAGCCAGGTCGTGGAGCACGTCCGCGAACTGGCGCGGCAGCGCGGCGGCAGCCTCTCCGAGGCCATCGACGCGGCGGTGCTCGCGACGTTGGCGCGAGATGGAGCGCGGGATGGGGCGCGGGACGCAACGCTTGGCGCGGAAGCCGGAAGCGTTGCCGACAAGGCAGGGCGACGAGCCGCTGCCCTGGAAACGCTGGAAGCCTTCTGGGCCCTGCCGCACGCTGGCGAAACCCTCACGGACGCCGACCTTTACGACAAGGACGGCCTGCCACGATGA
- the ubiG gene encoding bifunctional 2-polyprenyl-6-hydroxyphenol methylase/3-demethylubiquinol 3-O-methyltransferase UbiG, with amino-acid sequence MTQSDANTPNWSIDPADVARFSAIAAEWWDPKGKFAPLHVFNPCRLAFIREQALERFDRDGNDRAPFEGLSLIDIGCGGGLLSEPMARLGFSVTAIDASENNIKTAAAHAAEQGLAIGYRPATAEQLLAEGAGPFDVVLTMEVIEHVADPGAFLRTCSQLLKPGGLMIVATLNRTFKALALAKIGAEYVLRWVPPGTHEWKQFLKPEELRAFLAGEPVEMHGPFGVAYNPLTGRWSRSTDVDINYMMTVTKPAA; translated from the coding sequence CCGACGTGGCGCGGTTCTCGGCCATCGCCGCCGAGTGGTGGGACCCGAAGGGCAAGTTCGCGCCGCTGCACGTGTTCAATCCCTGCCGGCTGGCCTTCATCCGCGAGCAGGCGCTGGAGCGCTTCGACCGCGACGGCAACGACCGCGCTCCCTTCGAGGGCCTGTCCCTGATCGACATCGGCTGCGGCGGCGGTCTGCTCTCCGAGCCGATGGCCCGCCTGGGCTTTTCCGTCACCGCCATCGACGCCTCGGAAAACAACATCAAGACCGCCGCGGCCCACGCCGCCGAGCAGGGCCTCGCCATCGGCTATCGCCCCGCCACCGCCGAGCAACTGCTGGCCGAGGGCGCGGGGCCGTTCGACGTGGTGCTGACCATGGAGGTCATCGAACACGTGGCCGATCCGGGCGCCTTCCTGCGCACCTGCTCGCAGTTGCTCAAGCCCGGCGGCCTGATGATCGTCGCCACCCTCAACCGCACGTTCAAGGCCCTGGCCCTGGCCAAGATCGGCGCCGAGTACGTGCTGCGCTGGGTGCCGCCCGGCACCCACGAGTGGAAGCAGTTCCTCAAGCCCGAAGAGCTGCGCGCCTTCCTGGCCGGCGAGCCGGTCGAGATGCACGGACCGTTCGGCGTGGCCTACAATCCGCTCACCGGCCGCTGGAGCCGCTCCACCGACGTCGACATCAACTACATGATGACGGTCACCAAGCCGGCGGCGTGA